In Acidobacteriota bacterium, the following proteins share a genomic window:
- a CDS encoding tetratricopeptide repeat protein, which translates to MKKFLAVLLLGLALASALALPPEALAMGSSAKEALKAGRMDEAITLLRAATQEKSNPAEAWHLLSKAYLALERWDDAVKAAEKAVALEPNNSDYHLWLGRAYGNKAENSPFWVAWGMAKKVRMEFEAAVRINANNVDARTDLAEFFIEAPSMLGGGREKAVAEADRIAGQNESAAHWVRGYLAEKDKDNATAEKEYVAAVAASGNQAGRWLDVASFYRRTDQKSKMEAAVNKAIAAEKKSDETLYDAASILFRAGRNFTLASRLLRSYLKNPSSDEAPAFKAHYLLGQILEKQGDKGGAAAEYEAALSLAHDFQNAQTALKRVRGQ; encoded by the coding sequence TTGAAGAAGTTTTTAGCAGTCTTGCTGTTGGGCCTGGCCTTGGCGTCGGCATTGGCGCTACCCCCGGAGGCGCTCGCCATGGGGTCGAGCGCGAAGGAAGCGCTGAAGGCCGGGCGGATGGACGAAGCCATCACGCTGCTGCGTGCGGCTACGCAGGAGAAAAGCAATCCCGCCGAGGCGTGGCATCTGCTCTCGAAAGCCTACCTTGCACTCGAGCGCTGGGATGATGCGGTGAAAGCGGCGGAGAAGGCGGTGGCGCTCGAGCCGAACAACAGCGACTATCACCTCTGGCTGGGCCGCGCCTACGGCAACAAGGCGGAGAACTCTCCGTTCTGGGTGGCGTGGGGGATGGCCAAGAAAGTCCGGATGGAATTCGAGGCCGCGGTGCGGATCAACGCCAACAACGTGGATGCGCGCACCGACTTGGCGGAGTTCTTCATCGAGGCTCCGTCGATGCTGGGGGGCGGGCGCGAGAAAGCGGTAGCGGAAGCGGACCGCATCGCGGGACAGAATGAGAGCGCGGCGCACTGGGTGCGTGGATACCTCGCCGAAAAAGATAAGGACAACGCCACGGCCGAAAAGGAATACGTTGCCGCGGTGGCAGCGAGCGGCAACCAGGCGGGACGCTGGCTCGACGTCGCTTCGTTCTATCGCCGCACCGACCAGAAATCGAAGATGGAAGCGGCGGTGAACAAGGCCATCGCGGCGGAGAAGAAGAGTGATGAGACGCTGTACGATGCGGCGTCTATCCTGTTCCGCGCGGGGCGCAACTTCACCCTCGCCAGCCGTTTGTTGCGGAGCTATCTGAAGAATCCCAGCAGCGATGAAGCGCCGGCGTTCAAGGCACACTATCTGCTGGGACAGATCCTGGAGAAGCAAGGCGACAAGGGCGGAGCGGCGGCCGAGTATGAAGCCGCGCTCTCACTGGCGCACGATTTCCAGAATGCGCAGACCGCGCTGAAACGCGTCCGCGGACAGTAA
- a CDS encoding 2-hydroxymuconic semialdehyde dehydrogenase, giving the protein MSSPARNAGAAVRRFQNYVDGRFAGGAREFDDVNPADGTVIAKVAEADRELVDAAVHAARRAAAGTWGKAGVRERATMLNKIADGIERRFDDFLAAEVADTGKPISLAKRLDIPRGAANFRTFADIIKTTGVEAYQSETPDGRQALNYAVRKPMGVVGIVTPWNLPLLLLTWKTAPALACGNAVVVKPSEETPATATLLAEVMHEAGVPAGVFNLVHGFGPESAGEFLTTHPEVDAITFTGESKTGAAIMKACAPGVKPVSFELGGKNAAIVFADADFDAAVAGIAEAVFMNTGQVCLCAERVYVERGIFERFVAALKQQAEAQVAGWPMDSKTTLGPLISASHRDKVMGYFKLAREEGATVVTGGGAPKFGDARDDDARNRGFWVQPTILTGLEECARCVREEIFGPVAHLAPFDTEEQAVALANDTPYGLAASIWTTRLDRAHRVAQQMRAGITWVNSWFLRDLRTPFGGVGLSGIGREGGVHSLDFYSQLNNVCIKI; this is encoded by the coding sequence GTGAGTAGCCCGGCGCGCAATGCCGGGGCCGCGGTCCGGCGCTTCCAGAACTATGTGGACGGGCGCTTTGCCGGCGGAGCGCGCGAGTTTGATGACGTCAATCCCGCCGACGGCACGGTGATCGCGAAGGTCGCCGAGGCTGATCGCGAGCTGGTTGACGCTGCGGTACACGCCGCCCGACGAGCGGCGGCGGGTACGTGGGGAAAGGCGGGTGTCCGCGAGCGCGCGACGATGCTGAACAAGATCGCCGACGGCATCGAGCGGCGTTTCGATGACTTCCTCGCCGCCGAGGTCGCCGATACCGGCAAGCCAATTTCGCTGGCCAAGCGATTAGACATCCCACGCGGCGCGGCGAATTTCCGCACCTTCGCCGACATCATCAAGACGACCGGCGTGGAAGCGTATCAATCCGAAACACCGGATGGCCGGCAGGCGCTGAACTACGCCGTGCGCAAACCGATGGGGGTGGTCGGCATCGTCACGCCGTGGAACCTGCCGCTGTTGCTGCTGACGTGGAAGACCGCGCCGGCGCTGGCGTGCGGGAACGCGGTCGTGGTGAAGCCTTCAGAAGAAACGCCGGCGACGGCAACACTGCTCGCTGAGGTGATGCACGAGGCGGGAGTGCCGGCGGGCGTGTTCAACCTGGTGCACGGCTTCGGGCCGGAGTCGGCGGGCGAGTTTTTGACGACGCATCCCGAGGTGGACGCGATCACCTTCACCGGCGAATCAAAGACCGGCGCGGCCATCATGAAAGCGTGCGCGCCGGGAGTGAAGCCGGTGTCGTTCGAGTTGGGCGGAAAGAACGCGGCCATCGTGTTTGCCGATGCGGACTTCGACGCCGCGGTCGCCGGCATCGCGGAAGCCGTCTTCATGAACACCGGGCAGGTCTGCCTGTGCGCGGAGCGCGTGTATGTGGAGCGCGGCATCTTCGAAAGGTTCGTCGCGGCGCTGAAGCAACAGGCGGAAGCGCAAGTGGCGGGCTGGCCGATGGATAGTAAGACGACGCTAGGACCTCTGATATCAGCCTCTCACCGCGATAAGGTGATGGGATACTTTAAGTTGGCGCGGGAGGAAGGCGCGACCGTGGTGACCGGCGGCGGCGCGCCGAAGTTCGGCGACGCGCGCGACGACGATGCCCGAAACCGGGGCTTCTGGGTGCAACCGACTATCCTGACGGGTTTGGAGGAGTGCGCGCGCTGCGTGCGCGAGGAGATATTCGGGCCGGTGGCACACCTGGCGCCGTTCGATACCGAAGAGCAGGCGGTCGCGCTGGCGAATGACACACCATACGGACTGGCCGCTTCGATATGGACGACGCGGCTCGACCGGGCGCATCGCGTGGCGCAGCAGATGCGCGCGGGCATCACGTGGGTGAACTCGTGGTTCCTGCGCGACTTGCGGACGCCGTTTGGGGGCGTAGGACTCTCGGGCATCGGACGCGAAGGCGGAGTGCACTCTCTGGATTTCTACTCGCAGCTGAACAATGTGTGCATCAAGATCTGA
- a CDS encoding RidA family protein, translated as MDTKVVAGKAKPLGKYSHVKRAGDFLFVSGTSARRADDSVAGAEPGADGTMQLDIRAQTRATIENIRDILASAGASLKDVVEMNSYLVEMKDFAGYNEAYAEYFDEDAPARTTVGVRELPGPHLLIEMTARAYKPEKK; from the coding sequence ATGGACACGAAGGTAGTGGCGGGCAAGGCGAAGCCGCTGGGAAAATATTCGCACGTGAAGCGCGCGGGAGATTTCCTGTTCGTCTCAGGAACGAGCGCGCGGCGCGCCGACGATTCGGTCGCGGGGGCGGAGCCCGGCGCCGATGGCACGATGCAGCTCGATATCCGCGCCCAGACGCGGGCAACGATCGAGAACATCCGCGACATCCTGGCGAGCGCCGGCGCCTCGCTCAAGGATGTGGTGGAGATGAACTCGTACCTGGTAGAGATGAAAGATTTTGCCGGCTACAACGAAGCCTACGCCGAGTATTTCGACGAGGACGCGCCAGCGCGCACGACGGTAGGGGTGCGCGAGCTACCCGGGCCGCACCTGCTGATCGAGATGACCGCGCGGGCGTACAAGCCGGAAAAGAAATAG
- a CDS encoding 3-hydroxyanthranilate 3,4-dioxygenase: MPSIKTLKAFNFQKWIDANKDKLKPPVGNQQVWEDGEMMVTVVGGPNQRRDFHDDPTEEFFYQLKGNIVVRLMPEAGKPPVDVPINEGDIFLLPAHMRHSPQRGPDTIGVVIEVPRPEGTVDAFEWYCQKCHHRLHRAEKRIESIVKDLPPIFEQFYGSMEARTCKQCGAVHPPKGQ, encoded by the coding sequence ATGCCATCCATCAAGACGCTGAAAGCTTTCAACTTCCAGAAATGGATAGACGCGAACAAAGACAAGCTGAAGCCGCCGGTCGGCAACCAGCAGGTGTGGGAAGACGGCGAGATGATGGTGACGGTGGTCGGTGGGCCGAACCAGCGGCGCGACTTCCATGACGATCCGACGGAGGAGTTCTTCTACCAGCTGAAGGGCAACATCGTGGTGCGGCTGATGCCGGAGGCGGGCAAGCCGCCGGTAGACGTCCCGATCAACGAGGGCGACATCTTTCTGCTGCCGGCGCACATGCGTCATTCGCCGCAGCGCGGGCCGGATACGATCGGAGTGGTGATCGAAGTGCCGCGACCAGAGGGCACGGTGGACGCGTTCGAGTGGTACTGCCAGAAATGCCACCACCGGCTGCATCGCGCGGAGAAGCGCATCGAGAGCATCGTGAAAGACCTGCCGCCGATCTTCGAGCAGTTCTACGGCAGCATGGAAGCGCGGACGTGCAAGCAGTGTGGGGCGGTGCATCCGCCGAAGGGCCAATGA
- a CDS encoding tryptophan 2,3-dioxygenase family protein, with the protein MAQTIDMHTHWFPESWPDLAKRYGTPDWPLIKHTGPGTAEIFIGHNCFRKITAACWDPEVRLEEMDRDGIELQLISHTPVLFSYERPVAHADDVSKFFNDALLEFCARGKGRLKSLCQVPLQDTKAAVRELSRCMKAGHVGVEIGNHVGEKNLDDPGIIEFLGHCAAEGAAVLVHPWDMMGSERMPNYMMPWTVGMPAETHLAIVSLIKSGGFDQLPKDLRICFAHGGGSFAFLLGRLENAWAHHPVARGKSELPPSHYVSRFYVDSAVFDQNALQLLVQVMGSDRVVLGSDYPFPLGEENIGRLVRESKLAPDVKAKILGANAHGWLNLSKKTKSKGTMDKAAAGNAGNKDKKGEGVVATAGCPMGKPAESSAYGGASGGSGKAGGTGAPLLTYSSYLRIPELLHLQHPQSKPEHHDEMMFIIIHQTYELWFKELLHDLDAVTAAFRHVSENAARREEIYEAARLLRRCTEIMRVAVSQFTILETMLPTHFLAFRGKLEPASGFQSEQFREIEFLCGQKDEKLLRHHDPSPEAMAALQRRLAEPSLHDVFFDALHTIGKLKTPRAQTNEEQRALAVRDLYTDEQHFRDWIDVCERLVEFDELVMSWRLRHIQLVERTIGMRSGTGGSAGSSYLRTTLDKKFFPELWEARTMLEQPSQSDLEQAREKT; encoded by the coding sequence ATGGCACAGACCATCGACATGCACACGCACTGGTTCCCCGAGTCCTGGCCGGACTTGGCGAAGCGCTATGGCACGCCGGATTGGCCACTCATCAAGCACACTGGACCGGGCACGGCGGAGATATTTATCGGCCATAACTGTTTCCGGAAAATCACTGCGGCGTGCTGGGACCCGGAAGTGCGGCTCGAAGAGATGGACCGCGACGGCATCGAGCTGCAGCTCATCTCGCATACGCCGGTGCTGTTCTCCTACGAGCGTCCGGTGGCGCATGCGGATGACGTGTCGAAGTTCTTCAACGATGCGCTGCTCGAGTTCTGCGCGCGCGGCAAGGGGCGGCTGAAATCGCTTTGCCAGGTGCCGCTGCAGGACACGAAGGCGGCAGTGCGGGAGCTTTCGCGCTGCATGAAGGCCGGTCACGTGGGCGTGGAGATCGGCAACCACGTCGGCGAGAAAAACCTGGACGATCCCGGCATCATCGAGTTCCTCGGCCACTGTGCCGCGGAGGGCGCGGCGGTGCTGGTGCATCCGTGGGACATGATGGGGAGCGAGCGCATGCCGAACTACATGATGCCGTGGACGGTCGGCATGCCAGCGGAGACGCATCTCGCCATCGTCTCATTGATCAAGAGTGGCGGATTCGACCAGCTGCCAAAAGACCTGCGCATCTGTTTCGCGCACGGCGGCGGGAGTTTCGCGTTCCTGCTCGGGCGGCTGGAGAATGCGTGGGCGCACCATCCCGTGGCGCGCGGCAAGAGCGAGCTGCCTCCCAGCCACTACGTGAGCCGTTTTTACGTGGACTCGGCGGTGTTCGACCAGAACGCGCTGCAACTTCTGGTGCAGGTGATGGGAAGCGATCGCGTGGTGCTGGGGTCGGATTATCCGTTCCCGCTCGGCGAGGAGAATATCGGACGCCTGGTGCGCGAAAGCAAGCTCGCTCCCGACGTGAAAGCGAAGATCCTGGGCGCGAACGCTCACGGCTGGCTGAACCTGTCGAAGAAGACGAAGTCGAAGGGAACAATGGATAAAGCTGCCGCCGGAAACGCCGGAAACAAAGACAAGAAAGGCGAAGGGGTGGTGGCCACGGCCGGATGTCCGATGGGCAAGCCGGCGGAGAGCAGCGCGTACGGTGGGGCTTCTGGCGGGAGCGGGAAAGCGGGCGGGACGGGCGCTCCGTTGCTGACCTATTCGTCCTACCTGCGCATCCCGGAGCTGCTGCACCTGCAGCATCCGCAATCGAAGCCGGAGCACCACGACGAGATGATGTTCATCATCATCCACCAAACCTACGAGCTGTGGTTCAAGGAATTGCTGCACGACCTGGACGCGGTCACGGCGGCCTTCCGCCATGTGAGCGAGAACGCGGCACGGCGGGAAGAGATCTATGAGGCGGCGCGGCTGCTGCGGCGCTGCACCGAGATCATGCGCGTAGCGGTCTCGCAGTTCACCATCCTGGAGACCATGCTGCCAACGCACTTCCTCGCCTTCCGCGGGAAGCTGGAGCCGGCGAGCGGATTCCAGTCGGAGCAATTCCGCGAGATCGAGTTCCTGTGCGGGCAGAAAGACGAGAAGCTGCTGCGCCACCACGACCCGTCGCCGGAGGCGATGGCGGCGCTGCAGCGGCGCTTGGCCGAGCCGTCGCTGCACGACGTGTTCTTCGACGCGCTGCACACCATCGGGAAATTGAAGACGCCGCGCGCGCAAACGAATGAAGAGCAGCGCGCGCTGGCCGTCCGCGACCTTTACACGGACGAGCAGCACTTCCGCGACTGGATCGACGTGTGCGAGCGCCTGGTGGAGTTCGACGAGCTGGTGATGAGCTGGCGGCTGCGGCACATCCAGCTGGTGGAGCGGACGATCGGCATGCGTTCGGGAACGGGCGGCTCGGCGGGGTCCAGCTACCTGCGCACCACCCTCGACAAGAAGTTTTTCCCCGAGCTGTGGGAAGCGCGGACGATGCTGGAGCAGCCCAGCCAATCCGATCTCGAGCAAGCACGCGAAAAAACCTAA